In Pseudomonas fluorescens, a genomic segment contains:
- a CDS encoding nucleotidyltransferase domain-containing protein, giving the protein MERLHPRGIDADGYILTVPNVEIQPQFQDLLVDVCMTLTRSEPLLDGIYIYGSVARGDAVLGVSDLDLTLVLQSTPTSQDLEMFESKRRTLENRHTEVIKIDFDIGSRSEVLAANNRLSWGYWLKHHCRCLWGNDLSKRFDRLKPSRDIAIAVNGDFESELTRYADLIDQATTPTQSLRLQREASRKLIRSTQVLRSEKDLMWPQTLEEHVELFVQHYPCMSMQISFFLSQARSPYAKPKEFTAQLHFFLTWMATETG; this is encoded by the coding sequence ATGGAACGACTCCATCCTCGTGGCATCGATGCAGACGGTTATATCCTCACCGTGCCCAACGTCGAGATACAGCCACAGTTTCAAGATTTACTGGTGGACGTTTGCATGACGCTCACTCGCTCGGAACCTCTGCTGGACGGGATTTATATTTATGGCAGCGTCGCTAGAGGCGACGCCGTGCTGGGGGTTTCTGACCTTGACCTAACCCTTGTTCTGCAGAGCACTCCTACGTCGCAGGATCTCGAAATGTTCGAGTCGAAAAGGCGCACGCTGGAAAATCGGCATACCGAAGTCATCAAGATCGATTTCGACATCGGTAGTCGTTCTGAAGTATTGGCGGCAAACAATCGATTGAGCTGGGGGTATTGGCTCAAGCATCACTGCCGTTGCTTATGGGGGAATGATCTGAGCAAGCGCTTCGACCGGCTCAAGCCGTCGCGTGATATCGCCATTGCCGTGAATGGTGACTTTGAATCCGAATTGACCCGGTATGCCGATCTTATCGATCAGGCGACCACACCGACGCAATCGCTACGCTTGCAACGGGAAGCCTCGCGCAAACTAATCCGGTCAACTCAAGTACTTCGCTCTGAAAAGGACCTGATGTGGCCGCAAACACTCGAAGAACATGTCGAGCTGTTTGTTCAGCATTACCCGTGTATGAGCATGCAGATCTCTTTTTTCTTGTCCCAGGCAAGGAGCCCGTATGCTAAGCCAAAGGAGTTTACGGCTCAGCTCCATTTTTTTTTGACCTGGATGGCTACAGAAACCGGTTAG
- a CDS encoding AMP-binding protein produces the protein MRDYEHVVESFDYLQSATQDLHGELTALNACVECCDRHAHGEAVALYCEAQDGHAERYRFRDLQRQAARFGNFLREQGVKPGDRVAGLMPRTVELLIAILGTWRIGAVYQPLFTAFGPKAIEQRLNCSNARWIVTDPHNRPKLDDVTDCPSIVVTGGAPQNPADHHFWSALNRQADDCAPVLLDASAPFLLMCTSGTTGPAKPLEVPLSAILAFKGYMRDAIDLRADDRFWNLADPGWAYGLYYAVTGPLACGYATLFYDGPFTVESTRHIIAKYAINNLAGSPTAYRFLIAAGAEFADAVRGRLRAVSSAGEPLNPQVVRWFAEQLGVVIHDHYGQTEIGMVLCNHHGLRHPVREGSAGYAVPGYRIVVLDKAHRELPAGQPGVLAVDRERSPLCWFDGYLGMPTQAFAGRYYLSGDIVELNDDGSISFVGRNDDLITTSGYRVGPFDVESALIEHPAVVEAAVIGKPDPQRTELIKAFVVLNTPYLPSPELAEELRLHVRQRLAAHAYPREMEFVDHLPKTPSGKLQRFILRNQEIAKQQALG, from the coding sequence ATGCGCGATTATGAACACGTTGTTGAATCCTTCGATTATCTGCAGAGCGCCACCCAGGATTTGCATGGCGAACTTACTGCTTTGAACGCCTGCGTCGAATGCTGCGACCGGCATGCCCACGGCGAGGCCGTGGCGTTGTATTGCGAAGCGCAGGATGGCCATGCCGAGCGCTACAGGTTTCGCGACCTGCAACGCCAGGCGGCGCGCTTCGGCAATTTCTTGCGTGAACAAGGCGTCAAGCCGGGCGATCGCGTCGCCGGCCTGATGCCACGCACGGTTGAACTGTTGATTGCCATTTTGGGCACCTGGCGCATCGGCGCGGTCTACCAACCGCTGTTTACGGCCTTCGGCCCCAAGGCCATCGAACAACGCTTGAACTGCTCGAACGCCCGCTGGATCGTGACCGACCCGCACAACCGTCCGAAGCTGGACGACGTCACTGACTGCCCCAGCATCGTTGTGACCGGTGGCGCCCCACAGAACCCCGCTGATCACCACTTCTGGAGCGCACTGAACCGCCAGGCTGACGATTGCGCGCCGGTGCTGCTGGATGCCAGTGCGCCGTTCCTGTTGATGTGTACCTCTGGCACCACCGGGCCGGCCAAACCGCTGGAGGTGCCGTTAAGCGCGATTCTGGCCTTCAAGGGCTATATGCGTGATGCGATTGACTTGCGTGCGGACGACCGCTTCTGGAACCTGGCTGACCCGGGTTGGGCCTATGGTTTGTATTACGCGGTGACCGGCCCGCTGGCTTGTGGGTATGCAACGCTGTTCTACGACGGCCCCTTCACGGTGGAAAGTACCCGTCACATCATTGCCAAGTACGCAATCAACAACCTGGCCGGTTCGCCCACCGCCTACCGCTTCCTGATCGCCGCGGGGGCCGAGTTCGCCGACGCCGTTCGTGGGCGCCTGCGGGCCGTCAGCAGCGCCGGAGAACCGCTCAACCCGCAAGTCGTGCGGTGGTTTGCCGAACAGCTTGGCGTGGTGATTCACGACCACTATGGGCAAACGGAAATCGGCATGGTGCTGTGCAATCACCACGGTTTGCGTCACCCGGTCCGCGAAGGCTCAGCGGGTTATGCGGTGCCCGGATACCGCATCGTCGTGTTGGATAAGGCACACCGGGAATTGCCAGCCGGCCAGCCGGGCGTACTGGCCGTTGATCGCGAGCGCTCGCCGTTGTGCTGGTTCGACGGCTACCTCGGCATGCCCACCCAGGCCTTTGCAGGGCGCTATTACCTGAGCGGCGATATTGTGGAGCTCAATGACGACGGCAGTATCAGCTTCGTCGGCCGCAATGATGACCTGATTACCACGTCCGGCTACCGCGTCGGGCCGTTCGATGTGGAAAGCGCGCTGATCGAACACCCTGCGGTGGTCGAGGCGGCCGTGATCGGCAAACCCGATCCGCAACGCACCGAGTTGATAAAGGCGTTTGTCGTGCTGAACACACCCTACCTGCCAAGCCCTGAGTTGGCGGAGGAACTGCGCCTGCATGTACGCCAGCGTCTAGCCGCACATGCTTATCCGCGGGAAATGGAGTTTGTCGACCATCTGCCCAAGACCCCAAGTGGCAAGTTGCAACGGTTCATTCTGCGCAACCAGGAGATTGCCAAGCAACAGGCGCTCGGTTAA
- a CDS encoding GTP-binding protein, whose translation MIEGAQAGRLPVTVLSGFLGAGKTTLLNAILRNRQGLRVAVIVNDMSEVNLDAESVQRDVSLHRGRDELIEMSNGCICCTLRADLLEQISDLARQQRFDYLLIESTGISEPMPVAETFAFLDTEGFSLSELARLDTLVTVVDGSQFQALLESTDTVARADTEAHTSTRHLADLLIEQVEYANVILVNKRDLIDEPGYQAVHAILAGLNPSARIMPMAHGNVALSSLLDTHLFDLPSLAASPGWMRKMEATDTPASESDTYGVTSWVYRERAPFHPQRLLEFLQKPWRNGRLLRSKGYFWLASRHLEIGLLAQSGKQFQWDYVGRWWNFIEPSQWPRDEYRLQGIMAKWDSVVGDCRQELVFIGQGLDTRVLQRELDHCLLSAQEIAAGPLAWQALPAATAFDTEALSARPTPPMAVQPT comes from the coding sequence ATGATTGAAGGCGCCCAGGCGGGCCGACTGCCGGTGACGGTCCTTTCCGGCTTCCTCGGCGCCGGAAAAACCACCCTGCTCAACGCTATCCTGCGAAATCGCCAAGGACTGCGGGTCGCGGTCATCGTCAACGACATGAGCGAAGTCAACCTCGATGCCGAATCGGTGCAGCGCGACGTCTCGCTGCACCGTGGCCGCGATGAGTTGATCGAGATGAGCAATGGCTGCATTTGCTGCACCCTGCGCGCCGACCTGCTGGAACAGATCAGTGACCTGGCACGTCAGCAGCGCTTCGATTACCTGCTTATCGAATCCACGGGGATCTCCGAACCGATGCCGGTCGCGGAGACCTTCGCCTTCCTCGACACCGAAGGCTTCAGCCTCAGCGAGCTGGCACGCCTTGATACACTGGTGACGGTGGTCGATGGCAGCCAATTTCAGGCGCTGCTGGAATCGACGGATACCGTTGCCCGCGCCGACACCGAGGCGCACACGTCCACGCGTCACCTGGCGGATCTTCTGATCGAACAGGTGGAGTACGCCAACGTCATTCTGGTCAACAAGCGGGACCTGATCGACGAGCCCGGCTACCAGGCAGTGCATGCGATCCTCGCTGGCCTGAACCCGAGCGCGCGGATCATGCCGATGGCTCACGGGAACGTCGCGCTGTCCAGCCTCCTCGACACCCATCTGTTTGATTTACCCAGCCTCGCAGCCTCGCCGGGCTGGATGCGTAAAATGGAAGCTACCGATACGCCGGCCTCCGAGTCGGATACCTATGGCGTGACATCCTGGGTCTACCGGGAGCGTGCGCCTTTTCACCCCCAGCGCTTGCTCGAGTTTCTACAGAAGCCCTGGCGCAACGGTCGCTTGTTGCGCAGCAAAGGTTACTTCTGGCTCGCCAGCCGCCACCTGGAAATCGGCCTGCTGGCGCAAAGCGGCAAGCAGTTCCAGTGGGATTATGTCGGGCGCTGGTGGAACTTCATCGAGCCATCGCAATGGCCGCGGGACGAATATCGGTTGCAGGGCATCATGGCCAAGTGGGACAGCGTTGTCGGCGACTGCCGACAGGAGCTGGTCTTCATCGGCCAGGGGCTCGACACCCGCGTCTTGCAGCGCGAACTCGACCATTGTTTGCTGAGTGCCCAGGAAATAGCCGCCGGCCCACTGGCCTGGCAGGCACTGCCGGCGGCGACGGCCTTTGACACCGAGGCCTTATCGGCACGCCCCACGCCCCCCATGGCGGTTCAACCGACTTGA
- the nthB gene encoding nitrile hydratase subunit beta → MDGFHDLGGFQGFGKVPHTINSLSYKQVFKQDWEHLAYSLMFVGVDQLKKFSVDEVRHAVERLDVRQHVGTQYYERYIIATATLLVETGVITQAELDQALGSHFKLANPAHATGRPAITGRPPFEVGDRVVVRDEYVAGHIRMPAYVRGKEGVVLHRTSEQWPFPDAIGHGGLSAAHQPTYHVEFRVKDLWGDAADDGYVVVDLFESYLDKAPGAQAVNA, encoded by the coding sequence ATGGATGGCTTTCACGATCTCGGCGGTTTCCAAGGCTTTGGCAAAGTGCCGCACACCATCAACAGCCTCAGCTACAAACAGGTTTTCAAGCAGGACTGGGAACACCTGGCCTATAGCTTGATGTTTGTCGGCGTTGACCAATTGAAAAAGTTCAGCGTGGACGAAGTGCGTCACGCCGTCGAACGCCTGGACGTTCGCCAGCATGTCGGCACCCAGTACTACGAACGCTACATCATCGCGACCGCCACGCTGCTGGTGGAAACGGGCGTTATCACCCAGGCGGAGCTCGATCAGGCATTGGGTTCCCACTTCAAGCTGGCGAACCCCGCCCATGCGACAGGTCGCCCGGCGATCACCGGCAGGCCGCCCTTCGAAGTGGGCGATCGGGTTGTGGTTCGAGACGAATATGTGGCGGGGCATATCCGCATGCCGGCCTACGTGCGCGGTAAGGAAGGCGTGGTCCTGCACCGCACCTCAGAGCAGTGGCCCTTCCCCGACGCCATTGGCCACGGCGGCTTGAGCGCAGCCCATCAGCCTACCTACCACGTCGAGTTTCGCGTGAAAGATCTATGGGGTGACGCGGCAGATGACGGTTACGTCGTGGTCGATCTTTTCGAAAGCTACTTGGATAAGGCCCCCGGTGCCCAAGCGGTGAACGCATGA
- the nthA gene encoding nitrile hydratase subunit alpha, producing the protein MSTSISTTATPSTPGERAWALFQVLKSKELIPEGYVEQLTQLMAHDWSPENGARVVAKAWVDPQFRALLLKDGTAACAQFGYTGPQGEYIVALEDTPGVKNVIVCSLCSCTNWPVLGLPPEWYKGFEFRARLVREGRTVLRELGTELPSDTVIKVWDTSAESRYLVLPQRPEGSEHMSEEQLQQLVTKDVLIGVALPRVG; encoded by the coding sequence ATGAGTACATCGATTTCCACGACCGCGACACCTTCGACCCCCGGTGAGAGAGCATGGGCCTTGTTTCAAGTGCTCAAGAGCAAGGAACTCATCCCAGAGGGCTATGTCGAGCAGCTCACTCAATTGATGGCCCATGACTGGAGCCCGGAGAACGGCGCTCGCGTGGTCGCCAAGGCATGGGTCGATCCGCAGTTCCGGGCGCTGCTGCTCAAGGACGGAACAGCCGCTTGCGCGCAGTTCGGCTACACCGGCCCACAAGGCGAATACATCGTCGCCCTGGAAGATACACCGGGGGTGAAGAACGTCATTGTCTGCAGCCTGTGCTCCTGCACCAACTGGCCGGTCCTCGGCCTGCCACCCGAGTGGTACAAGGGCTTTGAGTTTCGTGCGCGCCTGGTCCGGGAGGGGCGCACCGTACTGCGCGAGCTGGGGACGGAGTTGCCGAGCGACACGGTCATCAAAGTCTGGGATACCAGCGCCGAAAGCCGTTACCTGGTGTTGCCGCAAAGGCCTGAAGGCTCTGAGCACATGAGTGAAGAACAGCTTCAACAGCTGGTGACCAAAGACGTGCTGATTGGCGTCGCCCTGCCACGCGTTGGCTGA
- a CDS encoding amidase, protein MAITRPTLDQVLDIATQLHMQLTHEQAASYLELMQPSFDAYDLVDELADFVPPIRYDRSSGYRPSAKENPLNAWYYRTEVNGAREGLLAGKTVALKDNISLAGVPMMNGAAPLEGFVPGFDATVVTRLLDAGATILGKATCEHYCLSGGSHTSDPAPVHNPHRHGYASGGSSSGSAALVAAGEVDIAVGGDQGGSIRIPSAFCGTYGMKPTHGLVPYTGVMAIEATIDHVGPITGNVRDNALMLQAMAGADGLDPRQAAPQVDDYCSYLEKGVSGLRIGVLQEGFALANQDPRVADKVRDAIARLEALGAHVEPVSIPEHNLAGLLWHPIGCEGLTMQMMHGNGAGFNWKGLYDVGLLDKQASWREHADQLSASLKLCMFVGQYGLSRYNGRYYAKAQNLARFARQGYDKALQTYDLLVMPTTPITAQPHPPANCSITEYVARALEMIGNTAPQDITGHPAMSIPCGLLDGLPVGLMLVAKHYAEGTIYQAAAAFEASVDWRTL, encoded by the coding sequence ATGGCCATTACTCGCCCTACCCTCGACCAGGTTTTAGACATCGCGACCCAGTTGCACATGCAACTGACGCACGAACAGGCAGCGTCCTACCTGGAACTGATGCAACCGAGTTTCGACGCCTACGACCTGGTCGACGAACTGGCTGATTTCGTTCCGCCAATACGCTACGACCGCAGTTCAGGCTATCGCCCATCGGCCAAGGAAAACCCTCTGAACGCCTGGTACTACCGAACAGAAGTGAATGGTGCCCGCGAAGGCCTGCTGGCGGGTAAAACCGTCGCGCTCAAAGATAATATCTCCCTGGCAGGCGTCCCCATGATGAACGGCGCAGCGCCGTTGGAAGGCTTCGTCCCGGGGTTCGATGCCACGGTGGTCACCCGCTTGCTCGATGCGGGGGCGACCATTCTCGGCAAAGCCACCTGCGAGCACTACTGCCTTTCAGGAGGCAGCCACACCTCCGATCCAGCCCCGGTGCACAACCCACATCGCCACGGTTATGCCTCTGGCGGTTCCTCATCAGGCAGCGCGGCATTGGTTGCGGCCGGTGAGGTGGACATCGCCGTGGGCGGCGATCAAGGCGGCTCCATTCGGATCCCGTCGGCCTTCTGCGGTACCTACGGCATGAAGCCCACCCACGGCCTGGTGCCCTACACCGGCGTCATGGCGATTGAAGCCACGATCGATCATGTCGGCCCCATCACCGGTAACGTACGCGACAACGCGCTGATGCTGCAGGCAATGGCCGGTGCAGACGGACTCGACCCGCGCCAGGCGGCGCCTCAGGTCGATGACTATTGCAGTTACCTGGAAAAAGGCGTGAGCGGACTCAGAATCGGGGTGCTGCAAGAGGGGTTCGCGCTTGCCAACCAGGACCCTCGCGTGGCGGACAAAGTGCGCGACGCCATCGCCCGACTCGAGGCGTTGGGCGCTCATGTCGAGCCGGTCTCCATTCCCGAGCACAACCTGGCGGGGTTGCTGTGGCACCCCATCGGTTGCGAAGGCTTGACCATGCAGATGATGCATGGCAACGGCGCAGGCTTTAACTGGAAAGGACTTTACGATGTCGGCCTGCTGGACAAACAAGCCAGCTGGCGCGAGCACGCAGACCAATTATCCGCGTCGCTCAAGCTCTGCATGTTCGTCGGCCAATACGGCCTGTCGCGCTACAACGGACGCTACTACGCCAAGGCCCAGAACCTTGCACGCTTTGCCCGGCAGGGATACGACAAAGCGCTGCAAACCTATGACCTGCTGGTGATGCCGACCACGCCCATCACGGCCCAACCCCACCCGCCAGCGAACTGCTCGATCACGGAGTACGTGGCTCGCGCGTTGGAAATGATCGGCAATACCGCGCCACAGGACATCACCGGGCATCCGGCCATGTCGATTCCGTGTGGCCTGCTGGACGGCCTGCCCGTCGGGCTGATGCTGGTCGCAAAACACTACGCCGAGGGCACGATTTACCAAGCGGCGGCGGCGTTTGAAGCCTCGGTGGACTGGCGCACGCTCTGA
- a CDS encoding phenylacetaldoxime dehydratase family protein → MESAIDTHLKCPRTLSRRVPEEYQPPFPMWVARADEQLQQVVMGYLGVQYRGEAQREAALQAMRHIVSSFSLPDGPQTHDLTHHTDSSGFDNLMVVGYWKDPAAHCRWLRSAAVNDWWTSQDRLGEGLGYFREISAPRAEQFETLYAFQDNLPGVGAVMDSTSGEIEEHGYWGSMRDRFPISQTDWMKPTNELQVVAGDPAKGGRVVIMGHDNIALIRSGQDWADAEAEERSLYLDEILPTLQDGMDFLRDNGQPLGCYSNRFVRNIDLDGNFLDVSYNIGHWRSLEKLERWAESHPTHLRIFVTFFRVAAGLKKLRLYHEVSVSDAKSQVFEYINCHPHTGMLRDAVVAPT, encoded by the coding sequence ATGGAATCTGCGATCGACACACATCTCAAATGCCCACGCACCCTGTCTCGTCGCGTGCCCGAAGAGTATCAGCCCCCCTTCCCAATGTGGGTCGCACGCGCTGACGAACAACTGCAGCAAGTGGTGATGGGTTATCTCGGCGTGCAGTATCGCGGCGAGGCACAACGCGAGGCCGCGCTGCAGGCCATGCGGCATATTGTGAGCAGCTTCAGCCTGCCGGATGGCCCGCAGACCCACGACCTGACCCACCACACCGACAGCAGCGGCTTCGATAATTTGATGGTCGTGGGTTACTGGAAAGACCCGGCCGCCCACTGCCGCTGGTTGCGTTCGGCCGCGGTCAACGATTGGTGGACCTCGCAGGACCGCCTCGGTGAAGGCCTTGGTTATTTTCGTGAGATCAGCGCGCCGCGGGCCGAGCAGTTTGAGACCCTCTACGCCTTCCAGGACAACCTGCCCGGTGTCGGCGCAGTCATGGACAGCACCAGTGGCGAAATCGAGGAGCACGGTTACTGGGGATCGATGCGCGACCGTTTCCCGATATCCCAGACAGACTGGATGAAGCCCACGAACGAGCTGCAAGTGGTCGCCGGTGACCCTGCCAAAGGTGGTCGGGTGGTGATCATGGGGCATGACAACATCGCCTTGATTCGTTCAGGCCAGGACTGGGCGGATGCCGAAGCTGAGGAGCGCTCCCTGTACCTCGACGAGATCCTGCCGACCTTGCAGGACGGCATGGACTTCCTGCGCGACAACGGCCAGCCCCTGGGCTGCTACAGCAACCGGTTCGTACGCAATATCGACCTGGACGGCAACTTCCTCGACGTGAGCTACAACATCGGTCACTGGCGTTCGCTCGAGAAACTCGAACGCTGGGCGGAATCGCACCCTACCCACCTGCGTATTTTCGTGACGTTCTTTCGGGTGGCCGCGGGGTTGAAAAAGTTGCGGCTGTACCACGAGGTATCGGTCTCGGACGCCAAAAGCCAGGTATTCGAGTACATCAACTGTCATCCGCACACCGGCATGTTGCGGGATGCCGTTGTCGCGCCCACCTGA
- a CDS encoding helix-turn-helix domain-containing protein — MNPSTQYSTLAVAAPRRFEYWKEVVCRHCLTADSKPLSQSSFDGALAVNTLGDLDICSLSSPLHYWERSERHLRSGPAEELWLGFSRNGHGQIEQGGRKANLASGNLFLYDATQAFRFSFGGTENHLVRIPRSLLVERLPRIADYTAMVLDDRRPGVIPLREMLRQAASTPASLQDEAISNRYSSALLDLLVISLEVQDLKTTHEELDLYGRIMKYIQRHLTEPDLSIEVIAQAHNVSTRTVTRAFARYQKTPVAEIWKERLNASREAIERGQVRSVSQAALDFGFSDFSHFSHAFRKAFGVAPNTLLHRN, encoded by the coding sequence ATGAACCCAAGCACTCAGTATTCGACCCTTGCCGTTGCCGCACCCCGTCGCTTTGAATATTGGAAGGAAGTGGTTTGCCGCCATTGTCTGACGGCCGATAGCAAACCCTTGTCCCAGAGCAGTTTCGATGGTGCGCTCGCCGTCAATACCTTAGGCGATCTGGACATCTGTTCATTGTCATCGCCCCTGCATTATTGGGAGCGTTCCGAGCGCCACCTGCGCAGCGGTCCGGCCGAAGAACTGTGGTTGGGTTTCTCTCGAAATGGCCATGGTCAAATTGAACAGGGCGGCCGGAAAGCCAATCTGGCGTCGGGCAATTTGTTTCTTTATGACGCAACTCAGGCGTTTCGATTCAGCTTCGGTGGTACCGAAAACCACCTGGTCCGTATTCCTCGGAGCTTGCTCGTCGAACGTCTGCCGCGCATCGCGGACTACACCGCAATGGTCCTCGACGATCGGCGCCCTGGCGTAATCCCATTGCGGGAAATGTTACGTCAGGCCGCAAGTACGCCGGCATCGTTGCAGGACGAGGCCATCTCGAACCGTTATTCCAGTGCTTTGCTCGACCTTCTCGTCATCAGCCTGGAAGTGCAGGACTTGAAGACCACCCATGAAGAACTGGATCTCTACGGTCGCATCATGAAGTACATTCAACGGCACCTGACCGAGCCGGACCTGTCGATTGAAGTCATCGCGCAGGCCCACAACGTGTCCACCAGAACCGTTACACGCGCCTTCGCACGCTATCAGAAGACTCCCGTGGCCGAGATTTGGAAGGAGCGCCTCAACGCCAGCCGCGAAGCGATTGAACGCGGCCAGGTGCGCAGTGTTTCCCAGGCGGCACTGGATTTCGGGTTTTCTGATTTTTCCCATTTCAGCCATGCGTTCCGCAAGGCATTCGGCGTTGCGCCCAATACGCTGCTGCATCGAAATTGA
- a CDS encoding NADPH-dependent F420 reductase: MVNLRRNAMSYAIIGFGKLGQALAKAFARSGIDVSVATTRAPESFASLAAAIGPQITATTLAEAVKADILFLAVRYESHGDVAQALPTWTGKIIIDVTNAYGVPPETLGGQPSSEVIAQALTGARLVKGFNHLVAAVLDQDPAVQGGRRVVFLASDDDSAAEEVAALANNLGFSPLRLGGLSEGGLLVQARGNSWGPLIFKDLVKFD; this comes from the coding sequence GTGGTAAACCTGAGGAGAAACGCTATGAGCTACGCAATTATCGGCTTCGGCAAGCTCGGCCAAGCGCTTGCCAAGGCCTTTGCCCGAAGCGGCATCGACGTATCCGTTGCGACCACTCGCGCTCCGGAAAGCTTTGCATCCCTGGCTGCCGCGATCGGCCCCCAGATCACGGCCACAACGCTGGCGGAGGCCGTCAAGGCGGACATCCTCTTTTTGGCGGTCCGGTACGAGTCGCACGGGGATGTTGCACAGGCGCTGCCAACCTGGACGGGAAAGATCATCATCGACGTGACCAATGCTTACGGCGTGCCCCCAGAAACACTGGGAGGACAGCCCTCTTCCGAGGTCATCGCGCAGGCCCTCACGGGGGCCAGACTGGTTAAGGGTTTCAACCATCTGGTCGCTGCCGTCCTTGACCAGGATCCAGCGGTCCAGGGCGGCAGGCGAGTCGTGTTCCTGGCGAGCGACGATGACAGCGCGGCGGAAGAGGTTGCTGCGCTTGCGAACAATCTCGGTTTCTCGCCGCTGCGACTGGGCGGGCTTTCGGAAGGTGGCCTGCTGGTCCAGGCGCGCGGAAACAGCTGGGGGCCGCTGATCTTCAAGGACCTGGTCAAGTTCGACTGA
- a CDS encoding SDR family NAD(P)-dependent oxidoreductase, with product MTRLNGKTAVITGGATGIGLAAAKRFIEEGAFVFIFGRRQQALDAAVAELGPNVRAVKGSVSDQADLDRLYAAVKAERGTLDIVFANAGAGSPLALGTITAEHIDEVFDTNVKGLIFTVQKALPLMGQGGSIILTGSSAGTTGAPAFSAYSASKAAVRNLARSWAQDLKDTGIRVNVLSPGPTATELAKAALGEEGMKVFASMNPLQRMADPVEIGAVAAFLASHDSSFMTASEVAVDGGLAQI from the coding sequence ATGACCAGATTGAATGGAAAGACCGCCGTGATCACCGGCGGCGCTACCGGCATCGGCCTCGCCGCGGCAAAACGCTTCATCGAGGAAGGCGCGTTCGTCTTCATCTTCGGCCGCCGGCAGCAAGCGCTCGACGCCGCCGTGGCCGAGCTAGGCCCCAACGTCCGTGCGGTGAAAGGCTCGGTCTCTGATCAGGCCGACCTCGACCGGCTCTACGCAGCGGTGAAGGCCGAGCGTGGAACCCTCGACATCGTCTTCGCCAATGCCGGGGCGGGAAGCCCGCTTGCGCTCGGCACAATCACCGCCGAGCACATTGACGAAGTCTTCGACACCAACGTGAAGGGCTTGATCTTCACGGTGCAGAAGGCGCTGCCGCTGATGGGCCAGGGCGGTTCGATCATCCTCACCGGATCGAGCGCCGGCACCACCGGCGCCCCGGCGTTCAGTGCCTACAGCGCGAGCAAGGCGGCCGTACGCAACCTCGCGCGCAGCTGGGCGCAAGACCTGAAGGACACCGGCATCCGAGTCAACGTGCTGTCGCCCGGGCCAACGGCCACCGAACTCGCGAAGGCAGCGCTAGGTGAGGAAGGCATGAAGGTCTTCGCCTCGATGAATCCGCTCCAGCGCATGGCCGATCCAGTGGAGATCGGCGCGGTGGCTGCCTTTCTCGCATCGCACGACAGCAGCTTCATGACCGCCAGCGAGGTCGCCGTCGACGGCGGCCTGGCCCAAATCTGA
- a CDS encoding winged helix-turn-helix transcriptional regulator, which yields MTRNSEICGTGCGLNATLRIISGKWKPLVLFFLRDGPKRYGELKRLIPGVSDKVLIQQLKDLEADHVLARTDYKEVPPRVDYTLTPLGRSLAEAIVPLCTWGTENAAEMAGIFAKRDALPEVKD from the coding sequence ATGACCAGGAACTCTGAAATCTGCGGTACCGGTTGCGGGCTCAACGCCACGCTGCGCATCATCTCGGGCAAGTGGAAACCGCTGGTCTTGTTTTTCCTACGCGACGGCCCGAAGCGCTACGGCGAGCTCAAGCGTTTGATCCCAGGCGTCAGCGACAAGGTGCTGATCCAGCAATTGAAGGATCTGGAAGCCGACCACGTGCTGGCGCGGACCGATTACAAAGAAGTGCCGCCGCGCGTGGACTACACGCTGACGCCGCTGGGTCGCAGCCTGGCTGAGGCGATCGTGCCGCTGTGTACCTGGGGCACTGAGAACGCGGCGGAAATGGCAGGCATCTTCGCCAAGCGCGACGCTTTGCCCGAGGTTAAAGACTGA